In a genomic window of Polypterus senegalus isolate Bchr_013 chromosome 13, ASM1683550v1, whole genome shotgun sequence:
- the LOC120542739 gene encoding lysophosphatidic acid receptor 4-like, with translation MEQFTNSAIYDNISLGEWNPDYLSCIKDYNFLILILSISYGVIFPASLLGNGYVIVHFFLHRKSSSTSKKLMANLAMLDFLLALSLPLVIVYHSKGNNWLFGNFFCYVSSCLFYGNLYGSNLFFITICLERYTAVCHPFIYQRVKTPAICRTICCSIWLIIIMGIIFICTKVQMVTRHPNGTITCGDAFSEEAWSDLLTPLIIILSVMSFFVPYVFVLSCYSLIVLKLRYLDSNIRSQVPKKKCMQAILSVFVVMTICYLPFHTFQMVNAFHRLHSARIQRASFFICVGQRISVCLASLNSFLDPFVYYFLCDSFKWAYSCLGVDKDSKTTISKETAEIKL, from the coding sequence ATGGAACAGTTTACCAATTCAGCAATATATGACAACATCTCTCTAGGTGAGTGGAACCCAGATTACTTATCATGCATCAAAGACTACAACTTCCTTATTCTGATTCTGTCCATCAGCTATGGTGTGATTTTTCCAGCAAGCCTTCTAGGGAATGGCTATGTGATAGTCCATTTCTTCCTACACAGAAAGTCTTCGTCAACATCCAAGAAGCTGATGGCCAACTTGGCAATGCTGGACTTTTTGCTGGCCTTGAGCCTTCCCCTTGTCATTGTGTATCACAGTAAAGGAAACAACTGGCTCTTTGGAAACTTCTTCTGTTATGTGTCATCTTGCCTCTTTTATGGCAACTTGTATGGCAGCAATTTATTCTTCATAACCATCTGCTTGGAGAGATACACAGCTGTCTGCCACCCCTTCATATATCAGAGAGTAAAGACTCCAGCTATTTGCAGAACCATTTGTTGCTCCATTTGGCTGATCATCATTATGGGAATTATCTTTATTTGCACAAAGGTTCAGATGGTTACTAGACATCCTAATGGGACCATAACTTGTGGAGATGCATTTTCTGAAGAGGCATGGAGTGACCTGTTGACACCCCTCATTATTATATTATCTGTCATGAGTTTCTTTGTCCCCTATGTCTTTGTATTATCCTGCTATTCCCTAATTGTCCTAAAACTAAGATATTTAGACAGCAACATCCGGTCACAAGTGCCAAAGAAAAAATGCATGCAGGCCATCCTGTCCGTCTTTGTGGTGATGACAATCTGCTACTTGCCCTTTCACACTTTTCAGATGGTAAACGCCTTTCACAGACTGCACTCTGCTCGCATTCAGAGAGCTTCCTTCTTTATATGTGTGGGCCAGCGCATCTCAGTCTGCCTGGCGAGCCTCAACAGCTTTCTCGACccctttgtttattattttttgtgtgacaGTTTCAAATGGGCATATTCCTGTCTTGGCGTGGACAAAGACAGCAAGACAACCATAAGTAAAGAAACTGCTGAGATAAAACTATAA